In the genome of Mycobacteriales bacterium, the window GCGGGCGGTGCAGCACGGGTCCACCGACCTGACGCTGACCGTGGCGGGGCGGATGCGCACCGCGATCGTGCACATTCCCGGGACCTACCAGGCGAGCCGGCGTACTCCGCTCGTGCTCAACATGCACGGCAGCGCCAGCACCGCGGCAAGCCAGGAGGGGTTCACCGGGATGGATGCGACTGCTGACGCCGACGACTTCATCGTGATCTACCCGCAGGCGCTGATCCCGCAAGGGTCCGGCTTCGACTGGAACATTCCCGGAGTGCCGCTGTACGGCGGCACTCCAGTGCCCGCCGGATCGGCCGACGACATCTCGTTCCTGACCACATTGGTCCACGCCGCCGAGCATCTCTACTGCGTCGACCCGTCTCGGGTCTACGCCACTGGTTTCTCCGGCGGGGCCCGGATGTCGAGCCAGCTCGCCTGCGACGCCTCGGGCGTGTTCGCCGCGGTCGCGCCGGTCAGCGGATTGCGGCTTCCGACCTCCTGCCCGGCGAAGCGCGCCGTGCCGGTCCTCTCCTTCCACGGCACCGCGGACCCGATCGATCCGTACGGCGGGCACGGCCAGGCGTACTGGACCTACTCGGTGCCGCAGGCGGCGAAGGACTGGTCGCGACATGACCGGTGCTCGTCCGCTGCGCAGACCAGCCACCCGGCAGCGACCGTGACGCTCACCCGCTACAGCGGGTGTCGCGACGGCGCGGCCGTCGAGCTCTACACGATCTCCGGCGAGGGACACGAGTGGCCGGGCGGCCCGCACCTGCCCCCGATCTACACCAAGGAGCTCGGCCCACAGTCGACGGCGGTCAGCGCGGACGCGTTGATCTGGGCGTTCTTCCGGGCTCACCCGTTGCCATGACCGCGCAGCGGGAGACCATCGACGTTGCCGGAACCGAGCGCGGTTTCCTGCTCGCGCCGCCCTCGGGTCCCGTGCGCGCGATCGTGCTCTCGCTGCACGGCACGCGTTCGGTCGCGTCGGAGCAGATCCGGCTGAGCCGGCTGGACCGATTCGCCGACCAGGCCGGTGCGGCCATGGTCTTCCCGCAGGCTCTGGTGCCGATCGGGCGGGGCTACGAGTGGGATCCCG includes:
- a CDS encoding PHB depolymerase family esterase, producing the protein MRRIAWVGLFCAVPLVASCGGHHAGSPPAPAATSTVNPATLTGSGCGRAVQHGSTDLTLTVAGRMRTAIVHIPGTYQASRRTPLVLNMHGSASTAASQEGFTGMDATADADDFIVIYPQALIPQGSGFDWNIPGVPLYGGTPVPAGSADDISFLTTLVHAAEHLYCVDPSRVYATGFSGGARMSSQLACDASGVFAAVAPVSGLRLPTSCPAKRAVPVLSFHGTADPIDPYGGHGQAYWTYSVPQAAKDWSRHDRCSSAAQTSHPAATVTLTRYSGCRDGAAVELYTISGEGHEWPGGPHLPPIYTKELGPQSTAVSADALIWAFFRAHPLP